From the Methanooceanicella nereidis genome, one window contains:
- a CDS encoding methyltransferase domain-containing protein yields the protein MMPDTVSLLCDPDTYEPLELTTIRGAGKVKEALVNPVSGKIFPIRDGIPIFVEDHEISGLNKKLRRFYDRYAPFYDIAIKLYGFLNRKNFNEVRKEYLKNLGIKGGDKVLEVSIGTGANIRYLPETCRFYGLDLSWGMLMKCRRNMKKWGLRSELFLGNAERLPFMDGSFDSVFHVGGINFFNDRTKAISEMIRVAKPGTKILIADESKKAMEAVSKNVVWSSIFKDLGQLEERAEVPVDLVPGEMQDVKVEYMMDGNFYCLYFRKPG from the coding sequence ATGATGCCCGACACAGTATCTTTGCTCTGCGATCCCGACACCTATGAGCCTCTGGAATTAACCACGATCAGAGGGGCCGGGAAGGTTAAAGAAGCATTAGTTAACCCCGTTTCAGGAAAAATATTCCCGATACGTGACGGTATACCTATTTTTGTAGAAGACCATGAAATATCCGGCCTGAATAAAAAGCTCCGGCGATTTTATGATCGCTATGCCCCGTTTTACGATATTGCGATAAAACTGTACGGTTTTCTAAATAGGAAAAATTTCAATGAAGTGCGCAAAGAATATCTCAAGAACCTCGGGATAAAAGGCGGGGATAAAGTACTTGAAGTGTCAATAGGCACAGGGGCCAATATAAGATACCTGCCTGAAACCTGCCGTTTTTATGGTCTCGACCTTTCATGGGGCATGCTCATGAAGTGCAGGAGAAACATGAAAAAATGGGGACTAAGATCCGAACTTTTTCTTGGTAACGCAGAGCGGCTCCCATTCATGGACGGGTCGTTCGACTCCGTTTTTCATGTCGGCGGCATAAATTTTTTCAACGACAGGACAAAAGCGATAAGTGAAATGATACGCGTGGCAAAACCCGGGACTAAGATATTGATCGCCGACGAGTCTAAGAAAGCAATGGAGGCGGTAAGTAAGAACGTCGTATGGAGCTCTATCTTCAAAGACCTCGGGCAGCTTGAAGAACGGGCAGAGGTACCTGTGGATCTTGTACCGGGAGAAATGCAGGATGTAAAAGTCGAGTATATGATGGACGGTAATTTTTACTGCTTATATTTCAGGAAGCCCGGTTAA
- a CDS encoding MFS transporter, with translation MSEKIDKRIIIIITGLASFITPFLSSSVNVALPVMGSEFSADAILLGWVVTSYLLSAAIFIVPFGKIADMYGRRIVFISGLAIIAISTLLAALSYSALMLIACRILQGIGSAMIFGTSVAILTASFPLKERGKVLGINVGIVYSGLSLGPFLGGIITQYAGWRYIFILNVLICMVSLLLALRRLKEDWHAERSGRFDTAGCVLYGVMLFALMYGLSVLPDISGAYWLLAGLVGMIIFAWWELRNSNPVLNIRIFRNNITFTFSNMAALINYSATFAISFLLSLYLQYIQGLSPQIAGLVLISSPVVQAILSPAAGKLSDRIEPRIVASTGMGITAAGLFLFMFLNESTPLVFIVAILMLMGLGFALFSSPNMNAIMSSVDKRDYGVASGMVSTMRLTGQMMSLGIAMLTMSVFIGRVQITPDMHGQLMSSITASFSIFAVLCVAGLIASLMRGKLRPEQPPVILQRT, from the coding sequence ATGTCTGAAAAAATTGATAAACGTATCATAATCATTATCACCGGTCTGGCTTCCTTTATAACGCCGTTTTTATCGTCGTCCGTCAACGTCGCGCTCCCTGTCATGGGCTCCGAGTTCAGCGCGGATGCGATACTTCTCGGCTGGGTTGTGACCTCATATCTTTTATCCGCCGCCATATTCATAGTCCCGTTCGGGAAGATAGCCGACATGTACGGCAGGCGGATAGTATTCATCAGCGGCCTTGCCATTATCGCTATTTCGACGCTGCTGGCCGCATTATCCTATTCGGCGCTGATGCTGATAGCCTGCAGGATATTGCAGGGGATAGGAAGCGCTATGATATTCGGCACGTCAGTCGCCATACTGACGGCGTCCTTCCCTCTCAAGGAAAGGGGTAAGGTGCTTGGCATTAACGTGGGCATAGTGTATTCCGGCTTATCACTGGGCCCGTTCTTAGGCGGCATCATAACCCAGTATGCCGGATGGAGGTATATCTTCATCCTGAACGTCCTCATATGTATGGTCTCTCTGCTTCTGGCACTTCGCAGGCTGAAGGAAGACTGGCATGCTGAACGGTCCGGCAGGTTTGATACGGCAGGCTGTGTGCTTTATGGTGTTATGCTGTTCGCTTTGATGTATGGCTTATCAGTGCTTCCTGACATATCCGGCGCATACTGGCTTCTGGCAGGGCTTGTGGGCATGATCATCTTCGCCTGGTGGGAACTCAGGAACAGTAACCCCGTGCTGAACATACGCATATTCCGGAACAATATCACGTTCACGTTCTCAAACATGGCAGCCCTGATAAACTATAGCGCGACGTTCGCGATAAGCTTCTTACTGAGCCTGTATCTGCAGTATATTCAGGGCTTAAGCCCTCAGATAGCGGGACTTGTCCTTATTTCTTCTCCCGTGGTACAGGCTATACTCTCTCCTGCCGCAGGCAAGCTTTCGGACAGGATCGAGCCCAGGATAGTTGCTTCGACGGGAATGGGGATAACGGCCGCAGGGCTGTTCCTGTTCATGTTCCTTAACGAGAGCACTCCTCTTGTGTTCATTGTGGCGATATTGATGCTTATGGGCCTTGGCTTCGCCCTGTTCTCGTCGCCTAACATGAACGCGATAATGAGTTCGGTCGATAAGCGTGACTATGGCGTGGCATCGGGCATGGTGAGCACGATGAGGCTGACAGGGCAGATGATGAGCCTCGGGATAGCGATGCTGACGATGTCGGTCTTTATCGGAAGGGTGCAGATAACGCCGGACATGCACGGCCAGCTAATGTCCAGCATAACCGCGTCGTTCTCGATATTTGCGGTCCTTTGTGTGGCAGGCCTGATAGCGTCGCTGATGAGGGGAAAATTAAGACCGGAACAACCTCCTGTGATATTACAGAGGACTTAG
- a CDS encoding class I SAM-dependent methyltransferase, translating into MTFTEPGSLVVLTFRLANIFGTPYYKNFVKSIGLKGNEKVLEYGSGAGNVSRHIARSLLKGDGHLTCVDISRVWLGVIKKALKKFPNVDYKIGDISGLDLKDGHYDIAVIHFVLHEIDEGDRQDKVNVIVKKLNMGGRIVIKEPINEGHGMPAEDIVKIMKNAGLQEKGSWFGKSFLTGHTYHGVFERSA; encoded by the coding sequence ATGACATTTACAGAACCCGGCTCACTGGTAGTGTTGACATTCAGGCTTGCGAATATCTTCGGGACTCCTTATTATAAGAATTTTGTAAAGAGCATCGGATTAAAGGGGAACGAGAAAGTACTTGAATACGGGTCAGGCGCGGGTAACGTCTCAAGGCACATTGCCAGGTCCCTGCTAAAAGGCGACGGGCATCTGACCTGCGTTGATATTTCTAGAGTATGGCTTGGCGTTATAAAAAAAGCACTAAAGAAGTTCCCTAACGTCGACTATAAGATAGGTGACATATCCGGCCTTGATCTAAAAGATGGCCATTATGATATTGCCGTCATTCATTTCGTCCTGCATGAGATAGACGAAGGAGATAGGCAGGACAAAGTTAACGTCATCGTGAAAAAACTAAATATGGGCGGCAGGATCGTAATAAAGGAACCCATAAATGAAGGCCATGGTATGCCTGCAGAAGATATCGTGAAGATAATGAAAAATGCCGGTCTACAGGAAAAAGGCTCCTGGTTCGGTAAATCCTTTTTAACGGGGCATACCTATCATGGAGTGTTTGAGAGATCCGCCTGA
- the msrA gene encoding peptide-methionine (S)-S-oxide reductase MsrA has protein sequence MNIDDKPEKATFGAGCFWGVEAAFRRVSGVISTSVGYMGGTTDNPTYKDVCTDKTGHAEVVEVTYDPSKVSYEDLLNVFWGIHDPTKVNRQGPDIGTQYRSVIFYHNTAQKEAAIASKERLQRSGKYEDGIATEIVPAQTFWRAEEYHQRYLEKHGGAHCGI, from the coding sequence ATGAACATTGACGACAAACCGGAAAAAGCGACATTCGGCGCAGGCTGTTTTTGGGGTGTAGAAGCCGCTTTCAGGCGGGTCAGCGGGGTAATATCCACGTCCGTCGGATATATGGGCGGAACGACAGACAACCCCACCTATAAGGATGTGTGTACGGATAAGACCGGCCATGCCGAAGTCGTAGAAGTGACCTATGATCCTTCAAAGGTGTCCTACGAAGACCTGTTGAACGTTTTCTGGGGAATACATGACCCCACGAAAGTGAACCGCCAGGGGCCGGATATCGGGACGCAGTACAGGTCAGTGATATTTTACCATAATACCGCACAGAAAGAAGCTGCCATTGCGTCAAAGGAAAGGCTTCAAAGGTCGGGCAAATATGAAGACGGGATAGCGACAGAGATAGTTCCGGCACAAACATTCTGGCGGGCTGAAGAATATCACCAGCGGTACCTGGAAAAACACGGAGGGGCTCATTGCGGGATATAG
- a CDS encoding mechanosensitive ion channel family protein, with translation MNATSSSFLREISDLEVLKSLESDISNMTGLSTSVVDILIAVAVITLSVAMAMVVKYFIAEIAPKLVSRTNNTLDDEILKALNGPAQVSIIVLGTYIAIGTIKELPVSLSDNIGAILIIVLIFIAAYFISNLINAIIKWYRNEFSSKGDTKLDNSVMQFFNRFIGVVIYSIAILTAISQLGIEITPMLASLGVAGIAVALAAQELLSNIFGAFAILSDRPYKVGDRIELSSGEYGDVVDIGLRSTRLRTLDNKIIVIPNSDMSKSRINNYSEPDYKLRYTIRVGISYNSDAEKAIRILEEIAGSMDGAMKDPKPKAYISELGEYSVNLTLLVWGKNFRENWDIPDRVMRKVLKRFPEEGIEIPFPTTSVLMKKDKERMPGVVVEAIIPNMIEK, from the coding sequence ATGAACGCCACTAGCTCGAGTTTTTTAAGGGAAATAAGCGATCTGGAGGTCTTAAAAAGTCTTGAATCGGACATCTCGAACATGACAGGCCTTAGCACCTCTGTCGTGGACATATTGATAGCGGTAGCCGTGATCACTTTATCCGTCGCCATGGCGATGGTCGTAAAATATTTCATCGCGGAGATAGCGCCGAAGTTAGTGTCCAGGACAAACAATACGCTGGACGACGAGATCCTCAAGGCATTGAACGGCCCTGCCCAGGTATCCATAATAGTGCTGGGCACATACATCGCGATAGGGACGATAAAAGAGCTCCCGGTATCCTTATCGGACAATATTGGCGCCATATTGATAATAGTGCTGATATTCATAGCCGCATATTTCATATCGAATCTGATCAACGCCATCATAAAATGGTACAGGAACGAATTCTCATCGAAGGGCGACACGAAACTTGACAACTCTGTGATGCAGTTCTTCAACAGGTTCATAGGCGTCGTCATATATTCTATCGCAATATTGACCGCCATAAGCCAGCTGGGGATAGAGATAACCCCTATGCTGGCAAGCCTGGGAGTTGCAGGTATCGCGGTGGCGCTCGCAGCACAGGAATTACTTTCTAACATCTTTGGAGCGTTCGCGATCCTTTCGGACAGGCCGTATAAAGTCGGCGACAGGATAGAGCTCTCCAGCGGCGAATATGGGGACGTTGTCGACATAGGCCTGAGAAGCACCAGGCTGAGGACGCTGGACAATAAGATCATAGTGATACCGAACTCGGATATGTCTAAGTCCAGGATCAATAATTATTCCGAGCCTGACTATAAGCTGAGATATACCATAAGGGTAGGCATATCCTATAATTCTGACGCGGAAAAGGCGATAAGGATCCTTGAGGAGATCGCAGGAAGCATGGACGGCGCAATGAAGGACCCGAAACCAAAGGCATACATAAGCGAGCTCGGGGAATATTCCGTAAATCTCACTTTGCTGGTCTGGGGCAAGAATTTCAGGGAGAACTGGGACATACCTGACAGAGTCATGAGAAAAGTCCTTAAGCGCTTCCCTGAAGAGGGTATTGAGATACCGTTCCCGACAACTAGCGTATTGATGAAAAAGGATAAGGAAAGGATGCCTGGTGTCGTGGTCGAGGCGATAATCCCGAACATGATAGAAAAGTAG
- a CDS encoding cation-translocating P-type ATPase has product MGTGEEIYYAKTIDEIFTELKTGHSGLSQEEAEKRLETYGKNSIEKGPEFSIFKIIVHQFMDPLIYVLIIAAVITTLLGDLLDTAIILAVVFINAIIGVFQEFKAEKAISALKSLAAPKASVVRDNIVEEIDSENIVPGDIVLLASGTKVPADMRLFEVIRLEADESALTGESEPVRKSTAPIADKNAPAGEIINSAFMGTIVLSGRGKGVVIATGLKTQLGQISYQVASVKPAEAPIKARLERMSQKIGLAIVGVSVIAIIIGMLSGKSFAEMLLTGIALAVSAIPEGLPIVVTITMAIGVNRMAERNAIIRKLPAVETLGSTTVIASDKTGTMTKNEMTVVKIFSGGRFYDVKGTGFSPDGEIVPENAAAGGVENAALEMCLRAGLLSNESRLEFDEEQEMYKPRGDPTEVSLIVSAMKFGLREGVELIDYTCVDEIPFESERMYMASLFRNKNVDYNIAFIKGAPDRIIKMCDSALNPDGRQAPLDMKKLEDINDEMARGGLRILAMAYKRFPEKVIDIEPHMIEEGAVFLGMQGMYDPPREEVYTAIEQAKSSGIRVIMVTGDHKVTAVSIAKKLNIAEEGKAEAFTGQELESISDEDLYSKLDKVSVYSRVSPIHKLRIVQQLIKKGEIVAVTGDGVNDTPALKAAHIGIAMGRSGTDAAKESAEMVITDDNFASIFSAVKEGRVVFSNIRKVILFLLSSGLGEVILILSTLVMRLPLPLIPGQIIWMNLVTNGIQDVAMAFEPAEKGIEYQKPRPQKEPIISRLMMERLIVIGIVLGLGTLAAFVWQLNSGASIDKARTVALTTMVFYQLFNVFNSRSEMISAFRMDPFSNKFLFFSVVASLIAQVAIIYWEPMQFIFRTTALELNDWLVIIPVAFTVIIVVEIEKALRQYLSPR; this is encoded by the coding sequence ATGGGCACTGGTGAAGAGATATATTACGCAAAGACGATCGATGAGATCTTCACCGAATTAAAGACAGGGCATTCGGGTCTTTCGCAGGAAGAAGCTGAAAAAAGGCTCGAGACCTATGGTAAGAACTCGATCGAAAAAGGCCCTGAGTTCAGCATTTTTAAGATCATTGTCCACCAGTTCATGGACCCTCTTATATATGTTTTGATCATCGCGGCAGTGATAACCACTCTGCTTGGAGATCTGCTGGATACGGCAATAATACTGGCAGTCGTCTTCATAAACGCTATCATAGGCGTTTTCCAGGAGTTCAAGGCTGAAAAGGCGATAAGCGCCCTGAAGTCCCTGGCGGCTCCAAAAGCTTCGGTCGTCAGGGATAACATCGTCGAAGAGATCGATAGCGAAAACATCGTACCGGGAGACATAGTGCTTCTGGCCTCGGGCACAAAAGTGCCGGCCGACATGAGGCTGTTCGAGGTGATCCGCCTGGAAGCGGACGAATCCGCTTTGACGGGCGAATCCGAACCTGTTAGAAAAAGTACTGCCCCTATAGCCGATAAGAACGCGCCCGCAGGAGAGATCATAAATTCCGCGTTCATGGGTACGATCGTGTTATCCGGGAGAGGAAAAGGTGTCGTGATCGCGACCGGCCTGAAGACACAACTTGGGCAGATATCCTACCAGGTCGCAAGCGTAAAGCCCGCGGAGGCTCCTATCAAGGCCCGGCTTGAACGCATGAGCCAGAAGATCGGCCTGGCTATCGTGGGCGTATCTGTGATCGCGATAATCATAGGCATGCTGTCCGGAAAATCGTTCGCTGAAATGCTTCTTACCGGCATAGCCCTGGCAGTAAGCGCGATCCCGGAAGGCCTGCCCATAGTGGTCACTATCACAATGGCAATAGGCGTAAACAGAATGGCCGAAAGGAATGCCATAATAAGAAAACTTCCGGCCGTCGAGACGCTCGGCAGCACTACTGTCATAGCTTCCGATAAGACCGGTACGATGACAAAAAATGAGATGACCGTCGTAAAAATATTTTCCGGAGGCCGGTTCTATGACGTAAAAGGTACCGGATTCTCTCCGGACGGCGAGATAGTGCCCGAGAATGCTGCAGCCGGAGGTGTGGAAAACGCCGCATTGGAAATGTGCCTGAGAGCAGGCCTTCTTTCCAACGAATCGCGTCTGGAGTTCGATGAAGAGCAAGAGATGTATAAGCCCAGGGGAGACCCGACAGAGGTCAGCCTTATCGTCTCTGCTATGAAATTTGGGTTGCGGGAAGGTGTCGAGCTGATCGATTATACCTGCGTTGACGAGATACCCTTCGAATCAGAGCGAATGTATATGGCAAGCCTGTTCCGTAACAAAAACGTGGACTATAACATCGCGTTCATCAAAGGCGCGCCGGACCGGATAATAAAAATGTGCGACAGCGCATTAAACCCGGACGGCAGGCAAGCCCCTCTGGATATGAAAAAGCTTGAAGACATCAACGATGAAATGGCAAGAGGGGGACTGAGGATTCTTGCGATGGCATATAAGCGGTTTCCGGAAAAGGTCATCGATATAGAGCCTCATATGATCGAAGAAGGCGCTGTTTTCCTTGGCATGCAGGGCATGTATGACCCGCCCCGAGAAGAGGTCTACACCGCTATAGAACAGGCAAAGTCCTCGGGCATACGCGTCATAATGGTCACAGGCGACCACAAGGTCACCGCAGTTTCTATCGCAAAAAAACTAAATATCGCGGAGGAAGGCAAGGCAGAAGCGTTTACGGGCCAGGAACTGGAATCCATATCCGATGAGGACCTCTATTCAAAGCTGGATAAAGTATCGGTATATTCGCGCGTATCACCTATACACAAGCTAAGGATCGTACAGCAGCTTATAAAAAAGGGGGAGATCGTAGCAGTCACAGGGGACGGCGTTAACGACACTCCCGCTTTAAAAGCTGCACATATCGGCATAGCCATGGGAAGGAGCGGCACCGACGCGGCAAAAGAGTCAGCAGAGATGGTCATAACGGATGATAATTTCGCGAGCATCTTTTCGGCCGTTAAAGAGGGGAGGGTCGTATTCTCCAATATAAGAAAGGTCATTCTTTTCCTGCTGTCGAGCGGCCTGGGGGAGGTTATCCTTATACTTTCGACGCTTGTCATGAGGCTTCCTTTACCGCTTATCCCGGGTCAGATCATATGGATGAACCTGGTGACTAACGGCATTCAGGACGTGGCCATGGCCTTCGAGCCTGCGGAGAAAGGAATAGAGTATCAAAAGCCAAGGCCTCAGAAAGAGCCTATAATCTCCCGGCTGATGATGGAGAGGCTTATTGTGATAGGCATCGTGCTAGGGCTGGGGACTCTGGCCGCATTTGTCTGGCAGCTTAATTCGGGGGCCAGTATCGACAAAGCCCGGACAGTGGCTCTGACAACGATGGTGTTCTATCAATTATTCAACGTGTTCAACTCCCGCTCAGAAATGATCTCGGCGTTCAGGATGGACCCGTTTTCAAACAAATTCTTGTTTTTTAGCGTGGTCGCTTCCCTGATAGCACAGGTAGCGATAATATACTGGGAGCCGATGCAGTTCATCTTCAGGACAACGGCTTTAGAGCTAAATGATTGGCTGGTGATCATACCTGTAGCGTTTACGGTCATCATAGTGGTCGAGATAGAAAAAGCGCTCAGGCAATATTTATCGCCAAGATAA